A stretch of Malus sylvestris chromosome 11, drMalSylv7.2, whole genome shotgun sequence DNA encodes these proteins:
- the LOC126590066 gene encoding 3'-5' exonuclease-like: MAISIVDYELPYDTHNEYDVTFYGDRIHTMLTNSPAMVESWLSTVTLANPNHRIVGLDVEWRPNFSRNSDNPIATLQLCTGPNYAGSLQIAPGTVLPGVCLDPNCLIFQVIHSESIPQSLSNFLANPAFTFVGVGIESDCEKLLLDYELRVANAVDLRGFAARRLGFPDLRNAGLKRLASAVLGKELQKPKRVTMSRWDSQWLTYDQIQYAAVDAFISYEIARQLNLRGA, encoded by the coding sequence ATGGCGATCAGCATAGTGGACTACGAGCTACCGTACGACACCCACAACGAGTACGACGTGACGTTTTACGGCGACAGAATCCACACCATGCTCACCAACAGCCCCGCCATGGTGGAATCCTGGCTCTCCACCGTCACCCTCGCCAACCCCAACCACCGCATCGTCGGCCTTGACGTCGAGTGGCGCCCTAACTTCAGCCGCAACTCTGACAACCCGATCGCCACCCTGCAGCTCTGCACAGGCCCCAACTACGCTGGCTCCCTCCAAATCGCGCCCGGCACTGTGCTTCCCGGCGTCTGCTTGGACCCCAATTGCCTCATCTTCCAGGTCATACACTCAGAATCGATTCCCCAGTCCCTATCCAACTTCCTCGCCAATCCCGCCTTCACGTTCGTCGGCGTCGGGATCGAGAGCGATTGTGAGAAGCTACTTTTGGACTACGAGCTGCGGGTCGCCAATGCGGTCGATCTTCGGGGTTTCGCCGCGCGTAGGTTGGGGTTTCCGGACCTGAGGAACGCCGGGTTGAAGCGGTTGGCGAGCGCAGTGCTGGGGAAGGAGCTGCAGAAGCCGAAGAGGGTGACGATGAGCAGGTGGGACAGTCAGTGGCTTACTTATGATCAGATTCAGTATGCCGCTGTTGATGCTTTCATTTCTTATGAGATTGCTAGGCAATTGAATCTTAGGGGTGCTTAG